Genomic segment of Deinococcus roseus:
TGTGACGGATGATGTGAACCTCTACTTTGGTCCCTCGCTGGGTGTGGGCATTGCGGGAGGAAGCACCGGTTTCCTCTTTGGTGGCGTTGGAGGCTTTGCTTACCCTGTGACAGATGCCTTTGATGTGTTTGCTGAAGGCAAATGGAACAACCTGAATGGTGTGGGATTCCGTCTGGGTCTGAGTTATTACTTCTAAGCACCTGGCTTGACAACATGATGCCCTGTAAACACTTTGAGCCAGAGCATGATGTTGTAGATGTATATACGATTTGAGGAAACTGGATCTCATGAGATCCAGGGTTTGTTTCCTGTCTCCCTTGACTTTAAAAGATGAAGATCAGGGTGCTATAGTAACAGTCGTTACAGAGTCATAAAGTGACAGTAAACAGTAAAGTGACAGTGCTGTAAATACACAGAACTGTCCGTCATAGAGGAGGTTGTTTGACATGAAAAAAGCACTTGTTGTTCTTGGTCTCGGATTGGTTCTCGGTGGTGCTGCACAGGCACAGACCCTCAACGTGGGCGGCACATACTTTGCCCCTGGTGGTTTTGGTGTGAACCTGGGCGTGGCTTTCAACGTGACCGAACTGGGCGGCAATGCTGTGACTGCCCGCATTGGTGCCGATGTGACCCGCACTGCTGGCGTGACTGGATTCTCCTTCAATGCCGATGCCCTTTACAACGTTCCTTCTGATGCCCTCAATGTTTATGTGGGTCCCAGCCTGGGCTTTGTGGGTGGAGCAGGCGCAGGTGCCTTCAAAGTGGGCGCTGTGCTGGGTGCCAACTATGCTTTCGACAGCCAGTTTGGCCTGTTTGTGGAAGGTTTCTACAACTACGTGATCGGTGGCGGCAGCTTTGGTGGCGCACGTCTGGGCCTCACCTACAAACTCTAAAAACCCTTTGCAGAAAAATGCAGCTCCAGCATCTGTCTGGAGCTGCATTTTTGTTGCATTTTGGTCGTTTGCTCAGGTCATTTTTGCATGCTTCTGAGCACTTCAAAAGCCCCAATCACCCTGGGAAACCCCAGATAAGGCACCGCAAACAGCAAGGCTTCCTCGATGTCCTGCAGGGTGCCTCCGGCGTTCACCACACCTCTGAAATGGGTTTTGAGTTCCTGTGGGTTGCCCAGAGACACCAGCATCACCACGGCCAGCAACTCTTTGACATGCAAAGGCAGGCCAGGGCGCTCGTACACCTCTGCGTAAGCAAAGCCCTGGATGTACTGCTGCAAATCAGGATGAAAGGCTTTCAGGCGGTTTTCGATGGTTTCGGTGTGTTCCCCCCAGATGGTTTCTCTGGCACTCACAGGTGCTCCTGGGCTGCCCAGCGTTCTGGGACCGCCTGATTCAGCCAGGAGATGGGATCTTCCAGGCTGCTTCCAGGGGTGAACACTTTGGAGACCCCCAGTTCAGCGAGGCTGGCCAGGTCCTGGTCGGGGATGATGCCCCCTCCAAACAGCAGGATGTCTGTGGCCTGTTTCTCTTCCAGCAGCTTGCGGACCTCCCTGAAGAAATGCATGTGGGCTCCAGAAAGCACCGACAGCCCGATGGCATCCACATCTTCTTGCAAGGCGGTGGCCACAATCATCTCCGGGGTTTGCCTCAGTCCTGTGTACACCACTTCCATGCCTGCATCCCTGAGCGCTCTGGCAACAATTTTGGCCCCCCGGTCATGGCCATCCATGCCGGGTTTGGCAATCAAGACCCGTATTTTACGGTTCATTGGTCCTCCTTTTTGGGGTATCTTAACTTTTTTGCGAGGTCTTTGTCAGTGAAACACAGAGCAACACAGGTCCCTCAAGCCCAGACAGATCGGGTTACCGCAACCCCCATTCCGCGGGTATACTGTTGTGCGTGAAGCGAGTTTTCTCTGGCATTCAACCCACCGGTGAGATCCACATCGGGAATTACTTCGGCGCCATCCTCAACTACGTCAAGCTGGGCGAGGAACTGGGCAAGAATTCCATTTACTGCATTGTGGACCACCACGCCATCACCATTCCCCATGAACCTGAACTCCTGAGGAAACGCACCTTTGACGCTGCCCTCGTCAACATGGCTGCGGGCCTGGACCCCAACAAGGTGATTCTGTTCGCACAGAGCGATGTGCGAGAGCATACCGAGCTGGGCTGGGTGTTTGCCACCCAGACACCACTGGGGGACCTGGAGCGCATGACCCAGTTCAAAGACAAATCCAGCCAGCACAGCGTTCTGGCAGGCCTTCTGATGTACCCCACCCTGATGGCTGCAGACATCCTGCTCTACAAGGCCAACACCGTGCCAGTGGGCGAGGACCAGGTGCAGCACATCGAACTGACCCGCGAAATTGCCCGGCGGTTCAACCACCGTTTTGGGGAAATGTTCCCTGAGCCTCTGGCCGTACACAACAAAGACGCCCTGCGCGTTCCCGGTGTAGATGGACAGGGCAAAATGTCCAAATCCAAAGGGAACACCCTGGGGGTGCTGGAGGAGATTGATTCCATCTGGCAGAAACTGCGTGTGGCCCCAACTGACCCTGCCCGCGTGCGCCGCACCGATCCTGGGAATCCAGAAGTGTGCCTGATTTTCGATTACCACAAGCTGTTCAGCGATCTGGAAACCATCCAGATTGTGGATGCAGGCTGCCGCTCTGCAGGCATTGGCTGCATTGACTGCAAAAAACTGCTGATGAAAGGCGTTGAGCAGACCCTGGTGCCCATTCAGCAGCGTGCACAGGAGTTGTACAACAGCCCAGACACCGTGAAAGATGCACTGCATCGGGGTGCACGGGAAGCACGGGAAATTGCCCAGCAGACCATGCAGGAAGTGCGCGACAGGCTCGGCTTGCTCAACCCTTGATGGAACCCCTGCAGCTTTCCTTCCCCGGGTTTTCGGGTGGTTTGCTGGACCTCCTGCAGGCGCTCAAACAGGAGCGCCTGCTTCCCTCAGAGGTTCCCCTTTCCACCATCACACAAGCGGTTTTGAACCGTTTCTACACTTTGCGTGCCCTGGATGCCGAGGTGGCCAGTGAAGCCCTGCCCCAGCTTGCAGCAGTGGTTGCGTTAAAAACCTCTTTGCTGCTTCCCCGCATCTCCAAAGAGGAACCAGAAGACGCTGGAGAGGACTTCGAGGACTACCCCCAGGACATGATGAGCAGTGTGCAGGCTTTGCAGGAACTGGACGCCCTGGTGCGCTTCCTGGCTGAAAAACGCAAAGGCAGAAACCACATCATTGCAGCCAAAGGGCTGGACTTGCCTTATGAACGCAAAAAGCCCCGTGAAAAACTGGTGCTGACCCAGTTGCTGGCTGCAGCAAAAAGCGCGGTCAGAGAGGTGCAGGCTGCCCATATCGTGAAAGACCGCCTGACCCTGGAAGATGCCCGCAAGGCCATCCTGGCTTTTGTCAAAAACCTGCGGAACTTCTTCTTCGAGGCCATCATCACCAGAGACTGGGGCGAAAAAACCGTGTATTTTGCTGCTTTGCTGGAATCGGTGCGTCTGGGAGAGGTGGAACTGCGTCAGGACACGGCTTATGGTCAGATTGAAGTGGAAAGCCTGCAACCTGCAGATCCAGCGCCTGAAAACACAACACTTGAAAACACAACACTTGAAAACACAACACTTGAAAACACATCAAGACAGCGCAACACCTGACCAGCGCTTTCCTGCAGACTGACCGATCGCTGGTGTCTGTTCAAAGCTCTGGGGCGTCTTCTGTGACGATTTTCAGGGTGTTGAAGACCTTCAGGGCGGCCTGCACAATCCTGGGATCAAAGTGGCTGCCACTGTGGCGGGCCAGTTCTTCCAGCGCGTTCTTGAGGCTCCAGGCCTGCTTGTAGGGCCTGCGGTGGGTCAGGGCATCAAAGACATCGGCCACGGCCACAATGCGTCCTGAGAGCGGTATGGTCTCACCCAGCAGACCAAAGGGATAGCCCCGGCCATCCCAGCGCTCGTGGTGGGAAACAGCAATTTCCTGGGCGAGCTGCAGCAGTCGGGATTTTCCGCCAGAGAGAATGCGCCCCCCAATGATGGTGTGGGTTTTCATGTGCTCGTATTCCTCAGGGGTGAGCACGCCATGTTTCATGAGGATGCTGTCTGGGATGCCAATTTTGCCCACATCGTGAAGGCGGGCGGCCAGACGGATGATTTCCACTTCTTCTCTGGGAAGCCCAAGTTCCTGGGCCAGCATGGCAGCGTTGCGTCCCACACGCCAGGTGTGCGCTCCGGTTACATCGTCTCTGGATTCTGCAGCAATGGCCAGTCGGGTGACGATTTCCACCTGGGCCTGCTCCAGTTCCTGGGTTCTCTCGTGCACCAGGGCCTCTGCTGCCCTGCGGGCCAGGTCATTGGCCTCGTTCTGCATGCGGTACATTTCTGCTTTCTGTTCACTGCGTTCCAGATCGAAACGCATTTTCAGGTAACGGGAACGCCGTTCGCCTTCTTCGTTTTTCAGTTCCTGGTCGATTTTGTGGAAATTCTTGAAGTGCTCCAGTGCAACCCTGGGGTTTCCCAGCAGCTCATAACAATCTGCAAGGCAGCCATGTGCAGCAGCCATGGATTTCTTGCGTTTGCTTTCTTCTGCCAGTTGCAAACCCTGGTTCAGGTATTCCATGGCTTCATGGCCTTTTTTGAGCATCAGCAACTGTTTTCCAACCCCCAGCAAAGCATCGATTTCCCCTTCACGGTGATCGGTCTGTCTGGCCAGGGTCAAAGCATCCCTGAAGGTGGTCAGAGCTTGTTTGGAGTTGCCCTGCCAGGAAAAAACTTCTCCAATGGAAATCAAAGAATTGATGATGACAGGCTGATAGCCCAGTTTGCGTCCAAAATGAATGGATTGCTGAAGATAATCTACCGCTTCACGATGATGCCCCTTCAGTCTTAAAATCTCTCCTAGATTTTCCGTAGCAACTGCAATAATAATGGGAATATTGCCCTTTTCGCCCGTACTGATGGCATCTTTAAAAAACTTTAAGGCTTCGTCATAGTCGCCTAGATCCTTGTATAGATTGCCTATAGAAATAAGACTAACTCCCTCGGTTCTGGGATCATGGCGTGATTCGGATATAATCTGATGTGCTTTGGAGAGATACATCAATGCTTCAAAGTATTCTCCCAGTTCAGTGTACGATTGTCCCAGGTTGTTTAAAAGATTGGCGGTTTTTGAAGGAATTCCCAGCTGCTCTCTTAAAGGCAGGGCGGCTTCAAGAGCTTCGATGGATTTTTGATAATCACCCTGGTGATGATAAACGCCTGCCAGACCATTTAGTGCATCTGCTTCAAATTCTATGTTTTGGTGTTCTCTTGAGAGGTGCAGTGCATGTGTGAACATGCCATTGGCGTAATCGTATTTGCCCTGATCTCGGTAGATATGACCAATGGTGATCAGGGCTTCAATTTGTTCATCTGGCTGATGATCAAGACTGAAATTGTTTAAAGCCTGAATCAGATATTTTTCTGCATCAACCAGATTGCCCAGATGAAAAGAACTGATTCCGGCGTACAGCATGGCACTGGCATAAAGCCGGGGTGTCCGTTCCAGGGTTGCTTTTTGTGCAGCCTGCATTGAGAACTGCAGAACCTGAGCAAAATCGACATTCAGCAGTTTCTTGGCTGCTTGAATCAGTTCTTCGGTCGAGGTGTTTGCTCTGGAAGGATCTGCCATAGTTCAATTGTTGTTTTGGGTCTGGGTGAACTGGAGGAGTTGACCCACATTCAATACCCCAGATCCCAGCATCTTGTTGAAAACAGGATTCAGGAATTGGTTGTTGGTGGTGCTGTCTTCCAAAAATTTGATGGCTTTTTCTCCATCCAATCCTGGATTGAGGGCCAGAGCCAGGGCAAGCGCCCCCGACACCTGAGGAGCAGCAAAGGAAGTCCCTGATGCCTGAGCGGTGTAACCTTCAGGCACAATGGTGCTGATGTCTTCACCGATGCTGGTGAGGGTCAGTTTTTGGTGATAGTTTGAAAAAGAGGATTTGAGAAGGGTGTTGCTCACACTGCCTACACTGACCACATTTTTGTGATTTTCACTGTAAGCTGAAGGATAAAGCAGTTTTTGGACGTTGTTATTTCCTGCACTGGCGACAATCAAAGCTTTGTGGATTTCTGCATATTGGATGGCTGATTCTAAAATACTGGATTTTTTATTGGTGCCCAGGCTCAGATTGATGATTCTGGCACCCTGATCTACTGCATGGTAAATGGCCGCAGCGACAGTGTTGATGTCTCCCTGACCTTCTGCATTCAGCACCCTGAGGGGCAAAATTTTGGTTTTGGGAGCCATCTGCAGCATAATTCCTGCCACACCTGTTCCATGCCCATAACCGGGCTGATCAAAGGTGCCCTCTTCTTGAGGATTCAGGTCATGACCAACAAAATCCTTAAAGGTATTGGATGGCGTGAAAGCGTTGCTGTCCCAGGCGGGATGTTGGAAGTCCACTCCAGTGTCAAGGACTGCGACAGTGATGCCTTCACCCAGGTTTGTTGCAATGCTCTGACCACGCTGAAGCTGAAGGGTGGACCAGACTGCAGAGTTTTCTGGGAATGGGGTGTAAGTCTGGTCACTCCATGAACTGCCCAGACCCCAGACATGACCCAGACCCCAGACATGACCCAGACCCCAGACATGACCCAGACCCCAGACATGACCATTCATGGTCACAGGATCTTCAGGGATCTCAAAGGCATCCTGATTTTCTTCCAGATCAGAACCAGACAGTTTGCTGATTCCCACTTTTGCAGATTGTGCAGAGAATCCCACCAGCAAAGTGCGGGTTTTTTCATGCCAGAAAGACACTTTTCCGCCAAGCTGCTGGGCAACCTGTTCAGGGGTTTGACCAGCTGGGACGGTTTTCTGGGTGATGTATTCAAAACGCTCCTGCTGAACAGCAGAAGCTGGAAGGGTGTGAACAGAGCAGGCGCTCAGGGCGAGGGTCAGCAAGCAGGTCGCTATTGCAGGAACATGGAAGAGTCTGGGCATCAGGGGACCTCGGTTGTTGCGCACCTGCAGGAGCATGTCGCATGGAAGAAGTTCTTAATAGAAGTTTAACAGGAATTTATCATTTATAGACCCGGAGTGTAAAAAAAGTGTAATAAAAAATCTTTAGGATTCTTAAATGTTGGTTGAGGTTGGTGGGACAGACCACCAGATGTGGGGCACATTCTGCCTGCTGTAAAACCCTACAATGGTCATCATGCGCATTCTTCACACCGGGGATTTTCATGCTGGACGCCAGTTGCGGGGCATGGACCGCACCCCCGAAATCCGTGCAGCCCTCTCTGAAATCCTCTCCATCGCCAGAGACAGCAAAGCAGATGCCGTGCTGGTGTCGGGAGATGTTTTTGATACCGTCAATCCCAGCGCTTATGCAGAGGATGTGGTCTATGAATTCTATCTGGGTCTGCGTGAGGCAGGCATTCCCAGCGTCACCATTGCAG
This window contains:
- a CDS encoding carboxymuconolactone decarboxylase family protein — its product is MSARETIWGEHTETIENRLKAFHPDLQQYIQGFAYAEVYERPGLPLHVKELLAVVMLVSLGNPQELKTHFRGVVNAGGTLQDIEEALLFAVPYLGFPRVIGAFEVLRSMQK
- a CDS encoding cobalamin B12-binding domain-containing protein, with product MNRKIRVLIAKPGMDGHDRGAKIVARALRDAGMEVVYTGLRQTPEMIVATALQEDVDAIGLSVLSGAHMHFFREVRKLLEEKQATDILLFGGGIIPDQDLASLAELGVSKVFTPGSSLEDPISWLNQAVPERWAAQEHL
- a CDS encoding segregation and condensation protein A — encoded protein: MMEPLQLSFPGFSGGLLDLLQALKQERLLPSEVPLSTITQAVLNRFYTLRALDAEVASEALPQLAAVVALKTSLLLPRISKEEPEDAGEDFEDYPQDMMSSVQALQELDALVRFLAEKRKGRNHIIAAKGLDLPYERKKPREKLVLTQLLAAAKSAVREVQAAHIVKDRLTLEDARKAILAFVKNLRNFFFEAIITRDWGEKTVYFAALLESVRLGEVELRQDTAYGQIEVESLQPADPAPENTTLENTTLENTTLENTSRQRNT
- a CDS encoding S8 family peptidase — encoded protein: MRNNRGPLMPRLFHVPAIATCLLTLALSACSVHTLPASAVQQERFEYITQKTVPAGQTPEQVAQQLGGKVSFWHEKTRTLLVGFSAQSAKVGISKLSGSDLEENQDAFEIPEDPVTMNGHVWGLGHVWGLGHVWGLGHVWGLGSSWSDQTYTPFPENSAVWSTLQLQRGQSIATNLGEGITVAVLDTGVDFQHPAWDSNAFTPSNTFKDFVGHDLNPQEEGTFDQPGYGHGTGVAGIMLQMAPKTKILPLRVLNAEGQGDINTVAAAIYHAVDQGARIINLSLGTNKKSSILESAIQYAEIHKALIVASAGNNNVQKLLYPSAYSENHKNVVSVGSVSNTLLKSSFSNYHQKLTLTSIGEDISTIVPEGYTAQASGTSFAAPQVSGALALALALNPGLDGEKAIKFLEDSTTNNQFLNPVFNKMLGSGVLNVGQLLQFTQTQNNN
- the trpS gene encoding tryptophan--tRNA ligase; translation: MKRVFSGIQPTGEIHIGNYFGAILNYVKLGEELGKNSIYCIVDHHAITIPHEPELLRKRTFDAALVNMAAGLDPNKVILFAQSDVREHTELGWVFATQTPLGDLERMTQFKDKSSQHSVLAGLLMYPTLMAADILLYKANTVPVGEDQVQHIELTREIARRFNHRFGEMFPEPLAVHNKDALRVPGVDGQGKMSKSKGNTLGVLEEIDSIWQKLRVAPTDPARVRRTDPGNPEVCLIFDYHKLFSDLETIQIVDAGCRSAGIGCIDCKKLLMKGVEQTLVPIQQRAQELYNSPDTVKDALHRGAREAREIAQQTMQEVRDRLGLLNP
- a CDS encoding HD domain-containing phosphohydrolase, with the protein product MISIGEVFSWQGNSKQALTTFRDALTLARQTDHREGEIDALLGVGKQLLMLKKGHEAMEYLNQGLQLAEESKRKKSMAAAHGCLADCYELLGNPRVALEHFKNFHKIDQELKNEEGERRSRYLKMRFDLERSEQKAEMYRMQNEANDLARRAAEALVHERTQELEQAQVEIVTRLAIAAESRDDVTGAHTWRVGRNAAMLAQELGLPREEVEIIRLAARLHDVGKIGIPDSILMKHGVLTPEEYEHMKTHTIIGGRILSGGKSRLLQLAQEIAVSHHERWDGRGYPFGLLGETIPLSGRIVAVADVFDALTHRRPYKQAWSLKNALEELARHSGSHFDPRIVQAALKVFNTLKIVTEDAPEL